CGCCTCGCCGGCCCACTGTCCATTCTTTTCCAGGGCCTCCAGGATGGCGTCGAACGACGCCTCGCCGTCCGGTTTCAGGTGCGGGGCCAGCGCCCGCAGTTCCCGCACGGCGCCGGGCGGCAGCCCCAGCAAGTGGTCCATCGAAGGCGTGGTGAAAAGGATCCGGCCGCGGCTATCGGCGATCAGGAGGCCGTCGTTGATGAAGTCCAGCGCCTCCGAGCTGCTTTGGTTGCGGTCAAGGGTCATGGGTGCCGGGCCCGCAAAGTGAGGAAGAGTTAACCCAGCACGGCGGCAAAGTCAAACACGCCGCGGGATGGACGCTTGCGGAGCCGGGGCGGTTGCCGTATGTATTCATCCCGGCGGCCGGACGCCGCCGGATCGGAGGCCCCAATGTGCGGCATCGTGGGATATGTCGGTCGCCGGGACGCCGTCCCGCTGCTGGTGGACGGCCTGAAGCGCCTCGAGTACCGGGGCTACGACTCCGCCGGCATCGCGGTGATGAGCGGGGGCCGGCTGGAGATCCGCAAGTGCGTGGGCCGTCTTGCCTCGCTCGAGGAGAGCCTGGCCCGGCAGCCCCTCGCCGGTGCCCCCGGCATCGGCCACACGCGCTGGGCCACGCACGGCGAGCCCTCCGAGATCAACTCCCATCCCCACACCGATTCCACCGGCCGGATCGCCGTCGTCCACAACGGCATCATCGAGAACTTCGAGTCGCTGCGCCAGGACCTGGAGAAGAAGGGGCACCCCTTCCGCTCCGAGACGGACACGGAGGTCGTCCCTCACCTGATCGAGCAGGAGTTGAGGGACGGGGCGCGCGACCTGCCCGAGGCGATCCGCCGCGCGCTGGCCAAGGCGCGCGGCGCGTACGCGCTGGGCATCCTCTCGCTCGACGAACCGGACACGATCTACGCCGCCCGCCTCGGCAGCCCGCTGATCGTCGGCGTGGGCGACGACGGGCAGTTCATCGCCAGCGACGTGCCCGCGATTCTCAACCAGACCCGCAAGGTCATCTACCTCGACGACGGCGAGTTGGCCATCCTGAAGGCCGGCGGCGTGCGCGTGATGAAGCTCGACGGCACGGAGGTCAAGCCCGACATCTGCGAGGTCAAGCTCCAGGCCGAGGCCGCCGAGCGGGCCGGGTTCGAGACCTTCATGCGCAAGGAGATCCACGAGCAGCCCCGCGTCCTGCGCTCGCTGCTGGACAAGCACACGAAGGGCGCCGCGGCGGTCGCCCTCCAGGACGTCGGCTTCGATGACGCGCAGTGGAGGGCCGTCCGGCGCATCATCATCATCAGTTGCGGCACGGCCTACTACGCCGGCAGCTACGGACGGCTCATCATCGAGGCGCTGACCGGCCTGCCGGTGGAGATCGAGCTCGGTAGCGAGTTCCGCTACCGGGACGCCAAGCTCACGCCCGACATGCTCGTCGTGTCCGTGTCGCAGTCCGGCGAGACGGCCGACACGCTGGCCTCGATCCGCAAGGCGCGCCGGGCGGGTTGCAAGGCGCTGGCCATCTGCAACACGCCGGGCAGCAGCCTGGCGCGCGAAAGCGACGTCGTCTTCCACACGGAGGCCGGCCCCGAGATCGGCGTGGCCTCGACCAAGGCCTACACGGCCCAGCTCATGGCCTTCGCGCTGCTCGCGATCCATCTCGGCCGCCTGCGCGGCGAGCTGACGGGGGAGCAGGAGGCCGAACTCGTGCGCGACCTGCACGCCGTGCCCGACGCGATCCACTACGTCCTCGCGCGCGGCGAGGAGATCCGCGCGATCGCCCAGAAACACTGCGACGGGCCCAGCGCCCTGTACCTGGGCCGGAAGTTCAATTACCCGACGGCGCTTGAAGGCGCCCTGAAAAACAAGGAGATCTCCTACCAGCACGCCGAGGGCTACGCCGCGGGCGAGATGAAGCACGGCCCGATCGCCCTGATCAACGAGTACCTGCCCGTCGTGTGCCTCTGCACGAAGACCCGCGACGAGGTCTACGAGAAGATGATCTCCAACATGAAGGAGGTCGAGGCGCGGCACGGCCGGATCATCGGCGTCGCCAACAACGGCGACGACACCGTCCTGAAGCTGGCCGAGGACATCATCTTCGTGCCGCAGGTCCGGGACGAGTTCTCGCCGATGGTCAACGTCGTCGCCCTGCAGTTGCTCGCCTACTTCGCCGCCCAGGCGCGCGGCACGGACATCGACAAGCCCCGCAACCTCGCCAAGAGCGTGACGGTGGAGTGACGCGCAGGGCCGGCTGTCTTTGTCCGCCGTGGCCAGTCGGGAGGGGCGGGGGCGCTCCGTTTTGGAATCTTGCTGGCCCCTCATTTTTCTGTGGAATCGGGCTCGCCTCGTTCCTTTCTTGCTGTGGAAGCCGCGCAGGGTTTCAAGCCATGCGACGCAGAAGAGAAAGGAGCGCATATGAGCACGGCCGTGGGCTGATGGGGGGCGGCAAGGGCCGGGCCGGAAATTCGGCCGCGGGCCCTTGTCGTCCCGGACCCGCCAAATTCAAATCAGCGCGAGCAAGGCGAGGCGACGCTGGGGGATCGCGATCCGCCCCGTGAGCGGGGCGCCGGCAGCGGCGACGCTCGACGCGTCAGGCGCGATGGCCGAACTCTTCGCAGGCGCGCCGGAGGGCATCGTCAAGATCGCGGCAGCGGTTGAATCCGCGCGAGGTAATGAGAGCGAGCGCCCGGCGGGCGGCATCCAGATCGGACATGCGCGCGGCCTGGATCAGTTGGCGCAGGTCAGCGGCGTCCTGCGGGCGGGTGCGGTCGTCGCGCGCGAGGACCTTGAGCGCAATGAGGTGGTGAAGCCGGGCGACCGGGACCGTGCAGAGGGGAAACACCGGCAAACGTTCCGCATCCCTGCATATCTCGTGTTCAATGCCCGAGGACGCAAACAGCAGGTCGAGCATCAGGCCCGCGGCCGGATCTTCCGCGGGCGCAAGACGAGCGGTCGCCAACCGATGCGTCGTTTCCTGTTCGACACTGGCCAGAGCCCTTTACCCCGCGGATTGAAGGTCGTAGACCATCGCTTCCGCAGTGGCATTGTCCGGAACCGCCAGGGCCAAGCCCACATCGCGGGTAAAACGCGGCTCCGTGCGGACGGAA
The genomic region above belongs to Kiritimatiellia bacterium and contains:
- the glmS gene encoding glutamine--fructose-6-phosphate transaminase (isomerizing) → MCGIVGYVGRRDAVPLLVDGLKRLEYRGYDSAGIAVMSGGRLEIRKCVGRLASLEESLARQPLAGAPGIGHTRWATHGEPSEINSHPHTDSTGRIAVVHNGIIENFESLRQDLEKKGHPFRSETDTEVVPHLIEQELRDGARDLPEAIRRALAKARGAYALGILSLDEPDTIYAARLGSPLIVGVGDDGQFIASDVPAILNQTRKVIYLDDGELAILKAGGVRVMKLDGTEVKPDICEVKLQAEAAERAGFETFMRKEIHEQPRVLRSLLDKHTKGAAAVALQDVGFDDAQWRAVRRIIIISCGTAYYAGSYGRLIIEALTGLPVEIELGSEFRYRDAKLTPDMLVVSVSQSGETADTLASIRKARRAGCKALAICNTPGSSLARESDVVFHTEAGPEIGVASTKAYTAQLMAFALLAIHLGRLRGELTGEQEAELVRDLHAVPDAIHYVLARGEEIRAIAQKHCDGPSALYLGRKFNYPTALEGALKNKEISYQHAEGYAAGEMKHGPIALINEYLPVVCLCTKTRDEVYEKMISNMKEVEARHGRIIGVANNGDDTVLKLAEDIIFVPQVRDEFSPMVNVVALQLLAYFAAQARGTDIDKPRNLAKSVTVE